A stretch of Geomonas oryzisoli DNA encodes these proteins:
- the gltB gene encoding glutamate synthase large subunit, with product MKTIGLPKKQGMYDPQFEHDACGVGFVTNIKGKKSHEIVQQAITVLENLDHRGAVGSEHNTGDGAGILIQIPDAFFRKVCPELGIELPAAGDYGVAMLFTSPEATERSAAKHIFQRIIAEEGVEVIGWRDVPTDNSSLGDTAKAGEPLVKQIFFKRGANCADEDAFNRKLYLVNQRAIHEIRDQEVDPYWYVASISTRTIVYKGMLMPAQLDQYFPELRDEDVTSAIAVVHSRFSTNTFPSWDRAHPYHYLAHNGEINTLRGNVNWMHARQSMFNSELFGDDIKKLLPVINTNGSDSAMFDNCLELLLMTGRSLPHAVMMMVPEPWENHETMSKEKRAFYEYHSCLMEPWDGPAALTFTDGRIIGAVLDRNGLRPCRYYLTDDDLVIMASEAGVLQVPPEKVIKKGRLQPGKMFLVDTEQGRIISDEEIKNELATAKPYADWVKVNHLPLADLPKAKGQAVEDSPLVQRQKAFGYTFEDQETIIGPMATSGIQPLGSMGTDTPLAVLSEKPQLLYSYFKQLFAQVTNPPIDPIREEIITSTAVRIGSETNLLKPSSTGARVIRLEHPLLTNEELEKLRELDRPGFKSATLSLLFKAADGAEGMEKALESLFSSAIRHIEMGTTVIILSDRGVNEEYAALPALLAVAGLHHHLIRTATRTHASLILESGEPREVHHFAVLLGYGVTAINPYLAFESIQDMIQEGMLPGLDYKKGVKNFVKASIKGIVKTMAKMGISTIQSYRGAQICEAVGLHQSVIERYFTWTPSRIGGIDLDGIAAELLQRHKKAYPHRVPADPTLDPGGQYQWRKEGEEHLFNPLTIQSLQKATRTNDYNEFKVFSKLIDEQNERLYTLRGLLDFNTDIRIPVPIEEVESVEEIMKRFKTGAMSYGSISQEAHEALAIAMNRIGGRSNTGEGGEDPARFTWTNELGDSKNSAIKQVASGRFGVTSNYLTNASELQIKMAQGAKPGEGGELPGHKVYPWVAKTRHTTPGVGLVSPPPHHDIYSIEDLAELIHDLKNANRRARISVKLVSEVGVGTIAAGVAKAHADVVLISGYDGGTGASPLSSIKHAGLPWELGLAETHQTLMLNNLRSRIIVEVDGQLKTGRDVAIAALLGAEEFGFATAPLVTLGCVMMRVCHSNTCPAGVATQDPELRKNFSGKPDYVVNYMRFIAQEVREIMAELGFRTFNEMVGRANRLEPKRAVAHWKAQGLDFSNVLYQPQTGIKGSRYCTESQDHGLEKSLDMTRLLEICKPAIEKGEKVSAELPITNIDRVVGTIVGNEVTRAYGSEGLPDDTIRLKFRGSAGQSFGAFVPKGMTLELTGDVNDYLGKGLSGGTIVVYPPDGSPFKAEENIIAGNVALYGATSGTAYISGMAGERFCVRNSGVNAVVEGVGDHGCEYMTGGTVVVLGETGRNFAAGMSGGVAYVLDSAGDFKERCNTEMVALEHLDEKDLDTLQEMIAQHAKRTGSARATRILHDWKTHAHKFVKVMPMDYKRVLQALERAQASGLTGDDALAAAFEENARQAAH from the coding sequence ATGAAAACAATCGGATTACCCAAGAAGCAGGGGATGTACGATCCCCAGTTCGAGCACGACGCCTGCGGCGTCGGCTTCGTCACCAACATCAAGGGGAAGAAGTCCCACGAGATCGTGCAGCAGGCGATCACGGTACTGGAGAACCTGGACCACCGCGGCGCGGTCGGCAGCGAGCACAACACCGGCGACGGCGCGGGCATCCTGATCCAGATTCCGGACGCCTTCTTCCGCAAGGTCTGCCCTGAACTCGGCATCGAACTGCCGGCAGCGGGCGACTACGGCGTGGCCATGCTCTTCACCTCCCCCGAAGCGACCGAGCGCAGCGCGGCGAAGCACATCTTCCAGCGCATCATCGCCGAGGAAGGGGTCGAGGTGATCGGCTGGCGCGACGTGCCGACCGACAACTCTTCTCTTGGTGACACCGCCAAGGCGGGCGAGCCGCTGGTGAAGCAGATCTTCTTCAAGCGCGGAGCGAACTGCGCCGACGAGGACGCCTTCAACCGCAAGCTCTACCTGGTGAACCAGAGGGCGATCCACGAGATCCGCGACCAGGAAGTCGATCCCTACTGGTACGTGGCCAGCATCTCGACCCGCACCATCGTCTACAAAGGGATGCTGATGCCGGCCCAGCTGGACCAGTACTTCCCCGAGCTGCGCGACGAGGACGTCACCTCCGCCATCGCGGTGGTCCACTCCCGCTTCTCCACCAACACCTTCCCGAGCTGGGACCGCGCCCACCCCTACCACTACCTGGCGCACAACGGCGAGATCAACACCCTGCGCGGCAACGTGAACTGGATGCATGCGCGCCAGTCCATGTTCAACTCTGAGCTGTTCGGCGACGACATCAAGAAGCTGTTGCCGGTGATCAACACCAACGGCTCCGACTCGGCCATGTTCGACAACTGTCTCGAGCTCCTGCTCATGACCGGTCGCTCCCTGCCGCACGCCGTGATGATGATGGTTCCGGAGCCGTGGGAAAACCACGAGACCATGAGCAAGGAGAAGCGTGCCTTCTACGAGTACCACTCCTGCCTGATGGAGCCGTGGGACGGCCCGGCGGCCCTCACCTTCACCGACGGCCGCATCATCGGCGCGGTGCTGGACCGTAACGGCCTGCGCCCCTGCCGCTACTACCTGACCGACGACGACCTGGTGATCATGGCGTCCGAGGCGGGTGTTCTGCAGGTGCCGCCCGAAAAGGTGATCAAGAAGGGGCGCCTCCAGCCGGGCAAGATGTTCCTGGTCGACACCGAGCAGGGCCGCATCATCTCCGACGAGGAGATCAAGAACGAGCTGGCCACTGCCAAGCCGTACGCGGACTGGGTCAAGGTGAACCACCTTCCGCTCGCCGACCTCCCGAAGGCAAAAGGGCAGGCGGTCGAGGATTCGCCCCTGGTGCAGCGCCAGAAGGCCTTCGGCTACACCTTCGAGGACCAGGAGACCATCATCGGACCGATGGCGACCTCCGGCATCCAGCCGCTGGGCTCCATGGGCACCGACACCCCGCTTGCGGTCCTCTCTGAGAAGCCGCAGTTGCTCTACAGCTACTTCAAGCAGCTCTTCGCCCAGGTGACCAACCCGCCCATCGACCCGATCCGCGAGGAGATCATCACCTCGACCGCGGTCAGGATCGGCTCGGAAACGAACCTCCTGAAGCCTTCTTCGACCGGCGCCCGTGTCATTCGACTGGAGCACCCGCTCCTCACCAACGAGGAACTCGAGAAGCTGCGCGAACTTGATCGCCCCGGCTTCAAGAGCGCGACCCTGTCGCTGCTGTTCAAGGCGGCCGACGGCGCCGAGGGGATGGAGAAGGCACTGGAGAGCCTGTTCAGCAGCGCCATCCGTCACATCGAGATGGGGACCACCGTCATCATCCTCTCCGACCGCGGCGTGAACGAAGAGTACGCGGCCCTGCCGGCGCTTCTGGCCGTGGCCGGCCTGCACCACCACCTGATCCGCACGGCGACCAGGACCCACGCCTCCCTGATTCTCGAGTCGGGCGAGCCGCGCGAGGTGCATCACTTCGCGGTGCTTCTGGGCTACGGCGTCACCGCCATCAACCCGTACCTCGCCTTCGAGTCCATCCAGGACATGATCCAGGAAGGGATGCTCCCGGGCCTCGATTACAAGAAGGGGGTCAAGAACTTCGTTAAGGCCTCCATCAAGGGCATCGTCAAGACCATGGCCAAGATGGGTATCTCCACCATCCAGAGCTACCGCGGCGCCCAGATCTGCGAGGCGGTCGGCCTGCACCAGTCCGTGATCGAAAGGTACTTCACCTGGACCCCGTCCCGTATCGGCGGCATCGACCTGGACGGCATCGCCGCGGAGCTTCTGCAGCGCCACAAGAAGGCGTACCCGCACCGCGTGCCTGCTGACCCGACCCTCGACCCGGGCGGCCAGTATCAGTGGCGCAAGGAGGGTGAGGAGCACCTGTTCAACCCGCTCACCATCCAGTCGCTGCAGAAGGCGACCAGGACCAACGACTACAACGAGTTCAAGGTCTTCTCCAAGCTGATCGACGAGCAGAACGAGCGTCTCTACACCCTGCGCGGCCTCCTGGACTTCAACACCGACATCCGCATCCCGGTGCCGATTGAAGAAGTCGAGTCGGTCGAAGAGATCATGAAGCGCTTCAAAACTGGCGCCATGTCCTACGGCTCCATCAGCCAGGAGGCGCACGAGGCGCTGGCCATCGCCATGAACAGGATCGGCGGCCGCTCCAACACCGGCGAGGGTGGCGAGGATCCCGCACGCTTCACCTGGACCAACGAACTGGGCGACTCCAAGAACAGCGCCATCAAGCAGGTTGCCTCCGGGCGCTTCGGCGTCACCAGCAACTACCTGACCAACGCCAGCGAGTTGCAGATCAAGATGGCACAGGGTGCCAAGCCGGGCGAAGGCGGCGAACTGCCGGGCCACAAGGTGTACCCGTGGGTCGCCAAGACCCGCCACACCACCCCGGGCGTCGGTCTCGTGTCGCCGCCGCCGCACCATGACATCTACTCCATCGAGGACCTGGCGGAGCTGATCCACGACCTTAAGAACGCCAACCGCCGCGCCAGGATCAGCGTCAAGCTGGTCTCCGAGGTCGGGGTCGGCACCATCGCGGCCGGCGTGGCCAAGGCCCATGCCGATGTCGTGCTCATCTCCGGCTACGACGGCGGCACCGGCGCCTCCCCGCTCTCCTCGATCAAGCACGCGGGTCTTCCCTGGGAGCTCGGTCTCGCCGAGACCCACCAGACCCTGATGCTCAATAACCTGAGGAGCAGGATCATCGTCGAGGTGGACGGTCAGCTGAAAACCGGCCGCGACGTCGCCATCGCCGCCCTGTTGGGCGCCGAGGAGTTCGGCTTCGCCACCGCACCGCTGGTCACCCTGGGCTGCGTCATGATGCGCGTCTGCCACAGCAACACCTGCCCGGCCGGCGTCGCGACCCAGGATCCGGAACTGAGGAAGAACTTCTCCGGCAAGCCTGACTACGTGGTCAACTACATGCGCTTCATCGCGCAGGAAGTGCGCGAGATCATGGCCGAGCTCGGCTTCCGCACCTTCAACGAGATGGTCGGCCGCGCCAACCGCCTGGAGCCCAAGCGCGCCGTAGCCCACTGGAAGGCCCAGGGGCTCGACTTCAGCAACGTGCTCTACCAGCCGCAGACCGGCATCAAGGGAAGCCGCTACTGCACCGAGAGCCAGGACCACGGCCTGGAGAAGTCGCTCGACATGACCAGGCTCCTGGAGATCTGCAAACCCGCCATCGAGAAGGGCGAGAAGGTGAGCGCGGAGCTTCCCATCACCAACATCGACCGCGTGGTCGGCACCATCGTCGGCAACGAGGTCACCCGCGCCTACGGCTCCGAGGGGCTTCCCGACGACACCATCAGGCTCAAGTTCCGCGGCTCCGCGGGGCAGAGCTTCGGCGCCTTCGTACCGAAAGGGATGACCCTCGAACTGACCGGTGACGTGAACGACTACCTCGGCAAGGGCTTAAGCGGCGGCACCATCGTCGTTTATCCCCCCGACGGTTCCCCGTTCAAGGCGGAGGAGAACATCATCGCCGGCAACGTCGCCCTCTACGGCGCCACCAGCGGCACCGCCTACATCAGCGGCATGGCGGGCGAGCGCTTCTGCGTACGCAACTCCGGCGTCAACGCGGTTGTTGAAGGGGTCGGCGACCACGGATGCGAGTACATGACCGGCGGCACCGTCGTGGTACTCGGTGAAACCGGAAGGAACTTCGCCGCCGGCATGAGCGGCGGCGTCGCCTACGTCCTGGACAGCGCCGGGGACTTCAAGGAGCGCTGCAACACCGAGATGGTGGCCCTGGAGCATCTGGACGAGAAGGACCTGGACACCCTCCAGGAGATGATCGCCCAGCACGCCAAGCGTACCGGCAGCGCCCGCGCCACCCGCATCCTGCACGACTGGAAGACCCACGCCCACAAGTTCGTCAAGGTGATGCCGATGGACTACAAGCGTGTGCTCCAGGCACTGGAGCGGGCACAGGCCTCCGGCCTGACCGGCGACGACGCACTGGCCGCGGCCTTCGAAGAAAACGCGCGCCAGGCTGCACACTAA
- a CDS encoding methyl-accepting chemotaxis protein codes for MNFLLDLYLHLRIRTRIILLCICYSFCIVFAVVAGRSFSLALSVVSTTVFLVLGAFFSALLFWSVNDALRRIIDILKTMIDGDLSQPIAAKRNNEISTIIRSIDALQSTMRDIIRQIQQNSEQVALTSHQLQENAERISAGTDDAAAQTNAVAVASEQMAATSGDIARNCMSAADNSQRASQTAGLGADVVRQTTQGMERIASRVQGAATTVAELGARSDQIDQIIGTIQDIADQTNLLALNAAIEAARAGEQGRGFAVVADEVRALAERTTSATREIGEMIKAIQGGTRGAIAAIEEGVAEVGKGAEFSARSGQALEEILAQVGEVNSQIGQITAAAQQQTSTTDEITRSIQKITDVVQQTARGVNHTAAAATTLAQQSEELERLVGQFRL; via the coding sequence ATGAACTTTCTACTCGATCTCTACCTCCACCTCCGCATCCGCACTCGCATCATCCTGCTTTGCATCTGTTACAGCTTTTGCATCGTCTTCGCCGTGGTGGCGGGGAGATCGTTTTCGCTGGCCCTCTCGGTGGTCTCGACCACCGTGTTCCTGGTGCTGGGCGCCTTCTTCAGTGCGCTTTTGTTCTGGTCGGTGAACGATGCACTGCGGCGGATCATCGACATCCTGAAGACCATGATCGACGGCGACCTGTCCCAGCCCATCGCCGCCAAGCGCAACAACGAGATCAGCACCATCATCCGCTCCATCGACGCGCTGCAAAGCACCATGCGCGACATCATCCGGCAGATCCAGCAGAACTCCGAACAGGTGGCCCTCACCTCGCACCAGTTGCAGGAAAACGCCGAGCGGATCTCGGCCGGAACCGACGACGCCGCCGCCCAGACCAACGCGGTAGCCGTGGCCAGCGAACAGATGGCGGCGACCTCAGGCGACATCGCGCGCAACTGCATGAGCGCCGCCGACAACTCCCAGCGCGCCAGCCAGACCGCTGGACTCGGGGCCGATGTGGTGCGCCAGACCACGCAGGGGATGGAGCGGATCGCGAGCCGGGTGCAGGGCGCCGCGACGACCGTGGCGGAACTGGGGGCGCGTTCGGACCAGATCGACCAGATCATCGGCACCATCCAGGACATCGCCGACCAGACCAACCTGCTGGCACTGAACGCCGCCATCGAGGCGGCGCGGGCCGGGGAGCAGGGGAGGGGATTCGCCGTGGTCGCCGACGAGGTGCGCGCCCTGGCCGAGCGGACCACCAGCGCCACCCGCGAAATCGGGGAGATGATCAAGGCGATCCAGGGGGGTACCCGCGGGGCGATCGCCGCCATAGAGGAAGGTGTGGCCGAAGTGGGGAAGGGGGCCGAGTTCTCCGCGCGCTCGGGGCAGGCCCTGGAGGAGATCCTGGCCCAGGTGGGCGAGGTGAACAGCCAGATCGGCCAGATCACCGCCGCCGCCCAACAGCAGACCTCCACCACCGACGAGATTACCCGCAGCATCCAGAAGATCACCGATGTGGTACAGCAGACGGCGCGGGGGGTGAATCACACCGCCGCCGCTGCCACCACCCTGGCGCAGCAGTCAGAGGAGCTGGAGCGGCTGGTGGGGCAGTTCAGGCTTTAA
- a CDS encoding CsbD family protein — MRSSTKDESKGVLREAKGKVKETTGKIFGNVSLEAEGKAEKIAGKVQKNVGKAEKNIEDDLEEDPSLHRHGKY; from the coding sequence ATGAGATCCAGCACAAAAGATGAATCAAAGGGCGTATTACGGGAAGCAAAGGGTAAAGTAAAGGAAACTACCGGTAAGATATTCGGCAACGTATCGTTGGAAGCCGAAGGCAAAGCGGAAAAGATAGCCGGCAAGGTACAGAAAAACGTCGGCAAGGCTGAAAAAAACATCGAGGATGATCTCGAGGAGGACCCCAGCCTCCACCGTCACGGCAAATACTGA
- a CDS encoding S8 family serine peptidase, whose protein sequence is MLVKFRAGTSAQSSKSVHGRRGGELVKEFPRLRLHHVKLKKGVSVEEALKEYQAEPEVEYAEPNYLYSIQQQPDDPRFPEQWALQNLRQEGGTLGADTNAINAWAFSTGSSDVVVAVLDTGIDYNHEDLSANVWMEGSYNAVDPSSTPFDDNGHGTHAAGIIGARGSNGIGVAGLNWNVKLAACKFLDASGSGDTAGAIQCLEHVKGLKDAGANVVATNNSWSGFGFSQALYDAINAQQDILFIAAAGNDGTDNDVTPSYPASYDLPNVIAVAATNRNDEEPSFSNHGRHTVHLAAPGVDILSTLPAQNVWSLAGGYGKISGTSMAAPHVAGIVALVKAQRPTWQWHQLRNLILAGGDNVEGLAGNTVTGKRVNALGSMSCSQKPMLIPLKYPESFPFTSGTYTLSALSINCADPAGPVTVTSSAGDTITLHDDGVFPDLAAGDGIFTATWTVPFYFLPKPVQHLKFSSPSGDVYVPSLATKQYLPEGNLHRAYSQYLQAVAGTGPYTWTVSSGALPDGLALNTSSGLISGYPLRAGTYAFSVQITDATGRTDLIYPKITVASDYVYEDGVITYFKSLEVHPTGIALDAGGNTYLTGAWTPYTVTDPDHYMTAKFSPSGALLWSRSYSLSSAVNGWAEGIALDSGGNAYVTGGYPDPNSLNYSSAGSTPFTTVKYDPQGNQIWNRDFAEEGKVDLGTSVALDPSGNLYVAGYGTTYVDDYSDDFLIKYDSAGNVLWSRGYDSAEVDKVFAIATDASGNAYLAGRKGWRNPNGSYTYQRLILKYSPEGTLLWEKTLSDDVMSTIVTGTDGSVYVGSGELLKYDPAGGVAWTKPIRVGGAKGPWIMIDSLVIGKQGHIYAGGTFFNGSDSVCAVAKLDADGNVLWTKQISGEIDAPVKLALDGSGALHVSRSWLGGMLVTVLTEYLVVEPPPVGVMGKSYSAKVQLNGGAAPYTVSLAGGGLPPGLTIDPVTQTISGTPTASGNFYFTLQLQDATGARNLSETVLQVYEPLEVTFTDRGTGRVDFSNGASYSGPCSLSFAPGMVVTMSAVAGAGSVFTGWTGACSGTNVCTVTMDGSKSVGAGFKKLTATLTVSRPSTLGSGTVQFSPGVSCTGSCLQVYDFGTDVTLTAVPAVGSVFAGWAGACSGVSVCTLPMTADRLVFAKFQPAGPELPLIASGVWHGAVLRGDGTISTWGDNVDGALGDGTVGYRTAATANPVLTGAVSVDAFYDTLALKEDGTVWSWGKNNAGQLGDGTTINQPAPRQVSGLSGVTRISAGSSHSVAVKSDGTVWAWGSNGFGDFGDGTTTSRATPVQALGITGGMDAAAGGGFTLALKSDGTVWAWGENIYAQLGDNTLTDRLTPVQTSSLTGVVAIAAGDSYGVALKGDGTVWTWGSGSLGKLGTGSTTNSKVPAKVTSLSGIVAIAAGSSHTLALKSDGTVWAWGYNPSGNIGDGTTTQRNTPVQVPGLTGVVRIAARDYHSYAVKSDGTVWGWGGNTRGSLGDGTTDPRYSPRQLSIPSATLSSDFTGSASSGPAPLTVSFSDLSTGAPTSWLWNFGDGATANEKNPVHVYSTPGSYTVSLTATNQTGSSTKTKADYISVLTCTNPPVRVQSSPTVLFADPFAAFLQAIDDDVVQLQGVPFAGDLIFDREIRVRLQGGYDCAYNATTGSAALTGNVKVTRGTVKLDGIRLK, encoded by the coding sequence TTGTTGGTCAAATTCAGGGCCGGGACCAGCGCGCAGAGCAGCAAGAGCGTGCACGGCAGGCGGGGAGGGGAGCTGGTAAAGGAATTCCCGCGACTCCGGTTGCATCACGTGAAGCTGAAAAAAGGGGTGAGTGTCGAGGAGGCGCTCAAGGAGTACCAGGCCGAGCCGGAGGTCGAATACGCGGAGCCGAACTACCTGTATTCGATCCAGCAGCAACCTGATGACCCGCGTTTCCCCGAGCAGTGGGCGTTGCAGAACCTCCGTCAGGAGGGGGGGACGCTTGGGGCAGACACCAACGCGATCAACGCCTGGGCATTCTCAACCGGCTCCAGCGACGTCGTTGTGGCCGTCCTCGATACCGGCATCGACTACAACCATGAGGATCTCTCAGCCAACGTCTGGATGGAGGGAAGCTATAATGCCGTCGACCCATCGTCCACCCCTTTCGACGATAACGGTCACGGCACCCATGCCGCCGGCATCATCGGGGCGCGTGGCAGCAACGGGATCGGCGTTGCCGGCCTCAACTGGAACGTCAAACTCGCGGCCTGCAAATTCCTCGATGCCAGCGGTTCAGGCGACACGGCCGGCGCCATTCAATGTCTCGAACACGTCAAGGGATTAAAAGATGCCGGCGCCAATGTCGTGGCGACCAACAACAGTTGGTCGGGTTTTGGTTTTTCCCAGGCACTCTACGACGCCATCAATGCCCAGCAGGACATCCTTTTCATCGCCGCGGCCGGAAACGACGGCACCGACAACGACGTTACTCCCTCCTATCCCGCATCCTATGACCTTCCCAACGTCATCGCCGTAGCCGCTACCAACCGCAATGACGAGGAACCTTCGTTCTCCAATCACGGCCGCCATACCGTCCATCTGGCGGCACCGGGCGTCGACATTCTCAGCACGCTTCCCGCGCAGAACGTGTGGTCCCTGGCCGGCGGCTACGGTAAGATTTCCGGCACCTCGATGGCTGCACCGCACGTGGCAGGCATCGTCGCGCTGGTCAAGGCGCAGCGACCGACCTGGCAGTGGCACCAGCTACGCAACCTGATCCTGGCGGGAGGTGACAATGTCGAGGGATTGGCCGGCAATACCGTGACCGGAAAGCGTGTCAACGCCCTTGGTTCGATGAGTTGCAGCCAAAAACCGATGCTGATCCCGCTGAAATACCCGGAATCCTTCCCCTTTACCTCCGGCACCTACACGCTTTCCGCCTTGAGCATCAACTGCGCCGACCCCGCCGGGCCGGTGACGGTTACCAGCTCCGCGGGCGATACGATTACCCTCCATGATGATGGAGTCTTTCCGGACCTGGCTGCCGGCGACGGCATCTTCACTGCCACGTGGACCGTTCCGTTCTATTTTCTGCCCAAACCGGTGCAACACCTGAAGTTCTCTTCCCCCTCTGGAGACGTCTACGTACCTTCTCTGGCCACAAAACAATATCTACCCGAGGGAAACCTGCACCGGGCCTATAGCCAGTACCTTCAGGCCGTTGCCGGCACGGGGCCCTACACGTGGACAGTCTCGTCAGGGGCGCTTCCGGACGGCCTGGCGCTAAACACCAGCAGCGGCTTGATCTCCGGCTATCCGCTGCGTGCCGGCACCTATGCTTTCTCTGTTCAGATCACCGACGCGACCGGCCGCACGGATTTGATATATCCGAAGATCACGGTCGCCTCCGACTACGTCTACGAAGACGGTGTCATCACATATTTCAAATCCCTGGAGGTTCACCCCACGGGGATTGCCTTGGACGCAGGAGGTAACACCTACCTCACCGGGGCATGGACCCCCTACACGGTTACCGACCCGGATCACTACATGACGGCGAAGTTCTCTCCGTCTGGGGCGCTGCTTTGGAGCAGGAGCTACAGCTTGAGCAGCGCAGTCAACGGGTGGGCCGAAGGAATAGCCTTGGATAGCGGGGGCAATGCCTATGTCACCGGCGGTTACCCGGATCCGAATTCACTAAACTACAGTAGTGCCGGCTCCACCCCTTTCACCACCGTGAAGTACGATCCGCAGGGAAATCAGATCTGGAACCGCGATTTTGCTGAGGAGGGGAAGGTAGACCTGGGCACATCTGTTGCCCTGGATCCCTCGGGCAACCTGTATGTTGCTGGTTACGGCACCACGTATGTGGATGACTACAGCGACGACTTCCTGATCAAGTACGACAGCGCGGGCAACGTGCTCTGGTCCAGAGGTTATGATTCGGCGGAGGTGGACAAAGTCTTTGCCATCGCCACTGACGCCTCGGGGAACGCCTACCTCGCAGGGAGGAAGGGGTGGCGCAACCCGAATGGTTCCTACACCTATCAGCGCCTGATCTTGAAGTACAGCCCCGAGGGAACTTTGCTTTGGGAGAAAACTTTAAGCGATGACGTTATGTCCACCATCGTGACCGGCACCGACGGCTCCGTCTACGTGGGTTCCGGGGAACTCCTGAAGTACGACCCGGCGGGGGGGGTGGCTTGGACCAAGCCGATTCGGGTGGGCGGTGCAAAAGGACCCTGGATCATGATTGACAGTCTGGTGATCGGGAAGCAGGGGCATATTTATGCCGGCGGTACTTTCTTCAACGGCTCCGATTCAGTCTGTGCGGTTGCCAAGCTCGACGCCGACGGGAACGTCCTTTGGACCAAGCAGATCTCCGGCGAGATTGACGCGCCGGTCAAGCTGGCCCTCGACGGTAGCGGCGCGCTCCACGTCTCCCGCTCCTGGCTCGGCGGCATGCTCGTTACCGTCTTGACGGAGTACCTGGTCGTGGAACCGCCCCCCGTGGGGGTAATGGGGAAGTCCTACAGCGCGAAGGTGCAGTTAAACGGAGGGGCGGCCCCGTACACAGTATCACTGGCAGGGGGGGGGCTTCCGCCGGGACTCACCATAGATCCGGTGACGCAGACCATCTCCGGCACCCCGACTGCAAGCGGGAACTTCTACTTCACCCTGCAACTGCAGGACGCGACGGGCGCCCGGAATCTCTCCGAGACGGTGCTTCAGGTTTACGAGCCCCTCGAGGTCACCTTCACCGACCGGGGGACCGGAAGGGTGGACTTCTCCAACGGTGCTAGCTATTCCGGGCCGTGCAGTCTTTCCTTTGCGCCGGGGATGGTGGTGACCATGAGCGCCGTGGCTGGCGCCGGCTCGGTTTTTACAGGTTGGACCGGCGCCTGCTCCGGTACCAACGTTTGCACGGTAACAATGGACGGCAGCAAGTCGGTTGGGGCCGGATTCAAGAAACTCACGGCCACACTCACCGTAAGCCGCCCCTCGACGCTCGGTTCGGGAACGGTTCAATTCTCACCCGGTGTTTCCTGTACCGGGAGCTGTTTGCAGGTCTACGACTTCGGCACCGACGTTACCCTTACGGCTGTTCCGGCCGTCGGCTCAGTGTTCGCCGGATGGGCCGGCGCCTGCAGTGGGGTTTCGGTCTGCACTTTGCCGATGACGGCGGATCGGCTGGTTTTCGCCAAGTTCCAGCCAGCTGGGCCGGAGCTGCCGCTGATCGCTTCCGGGGTCTGGCACGGCGCAGTGCTCAGGGGGGACGGAACGATTTCCACCTGGGGAGACAACGTGGACGGCGCGCTGGGTGACGGCACGGTGGGATACCGCACAGCGGCGACCGCCAACCCGGTACTGACCGGGGCGGTCTCGGTGGATGCCTTTTACGATACGCTGGCTTTGAAAGAGGACGGAACGGTCTGGAGCTGGGGCAAGAACAACGCGGGGCAACTGGGCGATGGCACTACGATCAATCAACCCGCTCCGCGACAGGTGTCAGGCCTTTCCGGCGTCACCCGCATTTCCGCTGGGAGTTCGCACAGCGTCGCCGTGAAAAGCGACGGCACTGTCTGGGCGTGGGGAAGCAACGGCTTCGGCGACTTTGGCGACGGTACAACGACGTCGCGCGCGACGCCGGTTCAGGCGCTGGGCATCACGGGGGGCATGGACGCTGCTGCCGGGGGAGGGTTCACCTTGGCCCTGAAAAGCGATGGCACAGTCTGGGCCTGGGGAGAAAACATATACGCCCAACTCGGTGACAACACCCTTACCGACCGGCTGACCCCGGTGCAGACGAGCTCACTGACCGGCGTGGTTGCCATCGCGGCCGGAGATTCCTATGGGGTCGCACTGAAGGGCGACGGGACTGTCTGGACCTGGGGGAGCGGGTCCTTGGGAAAGCTTGGCACCGGCTCAACAACTAACAGCAAGGTGCCGGCAAAGGTTACATCGCTGTCAGGGATTGTCGCCATCGCTGCGGGAAGTTCCCACACCCTCGCACTGAAATCGGACGGTACGGTCTGGGCCTGGGGGTACAACCCCAGCGGGAATATCGGCGACGGCACCACTACTCAGCGAAACACCCCGGTTCAGGTTCCCGGTCTAACTGGAGTGGTGAGGATTGCGGCGAGAGACTACCATTCCTACGCCGTCAAGAGTGACGGCACCGTGTGGGGGTGGGGGGGCAACACCCGCGGCTCTCTCGGAGACGGCACTACGGACCCAAGGTATTCCCCCCGGCAGCTGTCCATCCCCTCGGCGACCCTGAGCAGCGATTTCACCGGTTCCGCAAGCTCCGGACCGGCTCCGCTCACCGTCTCATTCTCCGACCTTTCGACCGGAGCCCCCACCTCGTGGCTCTGGAATTTCGGCGACGGCGCGACCGCTAACGAAAAGAACCCGGTCCACGTCTACAGCACCCCGGGGAGCTACACCGTCTCCCTGACCGCGACCAACCAGACCGGCTCGTCGACGAAGACGAAAGCGGATTACATCAGCGTCCTTACCTGCACCAATCCGCCGGTCCGGGTGCAGTCATCCCCCACGGTGCTCTTCGCCGACCCCTTCGCCGCCTTCCTGCAGGCCATCGATGACGACGTGGTCCAACTCCAGGGCGTTCCCTTTGCCGGTGACCTCATCTTCGACCGGGAGATCAGGGTGCGGCTGCAGGGTGGATACGACTGCGCGTACAACGCAACGACGGGGAGTGCCGCCCTCACCGGAAATGTGAAGGTGACCAGGGGTACGGTGAAGCTGGACGGGATCAGACTGAAATGA